A genomic window from Camarhynchus parvulus chromosome 27, STF_HiC, whole genome shotgun sequence includes:
- the DCAF7 gene encoding DDB1- and CUL4-associated factor 7, whose protein sequence is MSLHGKRKEIYKYEAPWTVYAMNWSVRPDKRFRLALGSFVEEYNNKVQLVGLDEESSEFICRNTFDHPYPTTKLMWIPDTKGVYPDLLATSGDYLRVWRVGETETRLECLLNNNKNSDFCAPLTSFDWNEVDPYLLGTSSIDTTCTIWGLETGQVLGRVNLVSGHVKTQLIAHDKEVYDIAFSRAGGGRDMFASVGADGSVRMFDLRHLEHSTIIYEDPQHHPLLRLCWNKQDPNYLATMAMDGMEVVILDVRVPCTPVARLNNHRACVNGIAWAPHSSCHICTAADDHQALIWDIQQMPRAIEDPILAYTAEGEINNVQWASTQPDWIAICYNNCLEILRV, encoded by the exons ATGTCGCTGCACGGGAAGCGGAAGGAGATCTACAAATATGAGGCGCCCTGGACCGTGTACGCCATGAACTGGAGCGTCCGGCCCGACAAGCGGTTCCGCCTGGCGCTGGGGAGCTTCGTGGAGGAGTACAACAACAAG GTGCAGCTTGTTGGTTTGGATGAAGAGAGCTCAGAATTCATTTGCAGGAACACCTTTGATCACCCCTACCCCACCACAAAGCTGATGTGGATCCCAGACACCAAGGGAGTCTACCCGGACCTGTTGGCCACCAGTGGTGACTATCTGCGAGTGTGGAGA gTGGGTGAAACTGAGACCCGGCTGGAGTGTTTGCTGAACAACAACAAGAACTCGGATTTCTGTGCTCCACTGACATCATTTGACTGGAATGAAGTGGATCCTTACCTGTTAG gTACCTCTAGTATTGACACAACCTGCACTATTTGGGGTTTGGAGACTGGACAGGTTCTGGGAAGAGTAAATTTGGTGTCTGGCCATGTGAAGACCCAGCTTATTGCACATGACAAAGAG gtgTACGACATCGCCTTCAGCCGCGCGGGCGGCGGCAGGGACATGTTCGCCTCGGTGGGCGCCGACGGCTCGGTCAGGATGTTTGACCTGCggcacctggagcacagcaccatCATCTACGAGGACCCCCAGCACCACCCGCTGCTGCGCCTCTGCTGGAACAAGCAGGACCCCAACTATCTGGCCACCATGGCCATGGACGGCATGgag gttGTGATTCTAGATGTCAGAGTTCCCTGCACCCCAGTTGCCAGGTTAAACAACCACAGAGCATGTGTAAATGGAATTGCCTGGGCACCTCACTCTTCCTGCCACATCTGTACAGCAG CGGATGATCACCAGGCTCTCATCTGGGACATCCAGCAGATGCCTCGTGCCATTGAGGATCCCATCCTGGCCTACACAGCCGAGGGAGAGATCAACAATGTACAGTGGGCATCCACCCAGCCAGACTGGATAGCCATCTGCTACAACAACTGCCTGGAGATCCTCAGAGTCTAA